AAgttgttttatgaaattaatgtagaaaatgtaaggaactatatcttTTTCCTACGCATTGACAACTTGTAAGTATACTAGATTCAATGGGCTGATGTAAATTTGgtatatataaatcatataatagAAAGTTTAATTTGCAAACCTGGAAAAACGTTTTCAAGGGCATTTATCTCTTCAGTGGCATAGTCACACATGAAGTACTTGGGGACCCACTCGGGATTCCAATCTTTAATAACTTGCAAGGCCTCCATCAGTGAAGCACTGTCCTCTGTCTCTGTAATAAACGTTCCAACAGTAATGTAATTAACATTCGTAGGCACACATAGGAAATATAACGGAATTGAATATCTGGTTGTCCTATATGTAGCATCCAAAAGGCAGATCTCTTTCCCATACAGCTCAAGAAGTCTCCTCTGCCATTTAGTTTGGTGAACATATAGGAACTTACTGTTTGTACCATATAGCTTCCTAGTGTAGGCCTCCCCTATTCGTACATCATCCTCTGTCTCTTGCTCATCACTTTGATTCATTTCCAAGTCTGAAATTAAAATGGAAGTATGTTTTCTACACGATTATGTCCTTTTTACAGAAATTTTGTCTCATACACACCCACGAAATGGAAGCATCAAACATGTTATATGAATTAAGTTCATGAAATTTTATACCAATATCAATGCCATTTACACTAACATTGAGAGGTAAATAGACaaagaataatatttattaagactttttatataatttcctttttttatccAATCTGAACTTAACATACCTACacagacaaaatattaacatctttaaaaaaaatatagatacaaAAATTTCATGTTGCACATACTGTCATAATCTTGTTCCTGATGATCTCCCTTCAGACGAAGATGGAAGTTGTCTTCAGGGCGTTCAGTTTTCCATTCGTTCAGCAAATCAACAACTACTTcctaaaacaaattaaagtaatTGATGATAGACATATGAATACAAAATACCAATATGAGAGGCTGGATTATAGTTGTTGCTGATAGACAAGAAGATAGTATACCAATCTGAGAGGCTGGATTATGGTTGTTGTTGATAGACAACAAAATGGTATACCAATCTGAGAGGCTGGATTATGTTTGTTGTTGATAGACAACAAGACAGTATAATAATCTGAGAGGCTGGATTATGGTGTTTGTTGATAGTGAACAAGATAGTATACCAATCTGAGAGGCTCGATTATGGTGTTTGTTGTAAGACAACAAGATAATATACCAATCTGATGGGCTGGATTATGGTTGTTGTTGATAGACAACAAGATAATATACCAATCTGAGAGGCTGGGTTATGGTTGTTGTTGATAGACAACAAGATGGTATACCAATCTGAGAGGCTGGATTATGGTTGTAGTTGATAGACAAGAAGATATTTTCTTCCCATACCATTTTCCTGATGTATTAATTCAA
Above is a window of Mytilus trossulus isolate FHL-02 chromosome 4, PNRI_Mtr1.1.1.hap1, whole genome shotgun sequence DNA encoding:
- the LOC134716616 gene encoding uncharacterized protein LOC134716616, whose protein sequence is MVWEENIFLSINYNHNPASQIGIPSCCLSTTTITQPLRLEVVVDLLNEWKTERPEDNFHLRLKGDHQEQDYDNLEMNQSDEQETEDDVRIGEAYTRKLYGTNSKFLYVHQTKWQRRLLELYGKEICLLDATYRTTRYSIPLYFLCVPTNVNYITVGTFITETEDSASLMEALQVIKDWNPEWVPKYFMCDYATEEINALENVFPGSYVYLCDFHREQSWERWLTAANNGLNTEKNNVLSLLRPVARALNEEDYNSALSTLKVLKMSQNLNEGYNYFMDVVFVEAQIILVSYLRGISISEADKLLYPIKKHNEQV